GAAAATGGGGAATTGATCATCAAACGGGAATTGCCAAAACCGGAATTGTTGCCACCATTGATAGTGGAAAACCAGGGCCGGTTTTAGCCATTCGTGCTGATTTAGATGCCTTACCGATTCAAGAAGAAAATAATGTTCCTTATCAGTCTCAACATCCGGGAATTATGCACGCCTGCGGTCATGATGGTCACACCGCAATTGCGTTAGGAACTGCCTATTATTTAGCTCATCATCGCCATTGTTTTCAAGGCATAGTGAAAATTATTTTTCAACCCGCCGAAGAGGGGCCAGGGGGCGCTAAACCGATGATTGAAGCGGGGGTTTTAAAGAACCCGGATGTGGATGCTTTAATTGGGTTACACCTGTGGAATAACTTACCCTTGGGAACCATTGGCGTTCGCAGTGGGGCGTTAATGGCGGCGGTTGAGAAATTTCAATGTACAATTTATGGAAAAGGGGGACATGGTGCAATTCCCCATCAAACCATTGATTCCATTGTGGTTGCTTCTCAGGTTGTTTTAGCGTTACAAACCATTGTTTCTCGGAATGTTAACCCCTTAGAGTCTGCGGTTGTGAGTGTGGGTTCCCTTCATGCCGGAAAAACCGATAATGTGATTGCCGATAGTGCTAAAATGCTGGGAACGGTTCGATATTTTAATCCCACTTATCAAGGCTTTTTTGGCAAACGTGTTGAACAAATTATTGCTGGCATTTGTCAGAGTCATGGAGCCAGTTATGAACTCAATTACGCGCCTTTATATCCGCCTGTTATTAATAATAAACGGATGGCAGAGTTGGTACAAAGCGTAGCGGAAACAGTGGTGGAAACTCCGGCGGGAATTGTGCCTGAATGTCAAACCATGGCAGCCGAAGATATCTCTTATTTTCTGCAAGCGGTTCCAGGTTGTTATTTCTTTTTGGGATCAGCAAATCCCGATAAAAATTTGGATTTTCCTCACCATCATCCCTGTTTTGATTTTGATGAAACGGTCTTAGGAATGGGTGTAGAAATGTTTGTTCGTTGTGTGGAAAAATTCTACACGCTGCATCATTAATTCTGGATTCAAGGCGATGAAATTGTTGC
The sequence above is drawn from the Planktothrix tepida PCC 9214 genome and encodes:
- a CDS encoding M20 metallopeptidase family protein, with the translated sequence MVSTIPSLNSVHVSKLRLDIRNLQPQLVEWRRRLHQYPELGFTETLTAEFVSQHLRKWGIDHQTGIAKTGIVATIDSGKPGPVLAIRADLDALPIQEENNVPYQSQHPGIMHACGHDGHTAIALGTAYYLAHHRHCFQGIVKIIFQPAEEGPGGAKPMIEAGVLKNPDVDALIGLHLWNNLPLGTIGVRSGALMAAVEKFQCTIYGKGGHGAIPHQTIDSIVVASQVVLALQTIVSRNVNPLESAVVSVGSLHAGKTDNVIADSAKMLGTVRYFNPTYQGFFGKRVEQIIAGICQSHGASYELNYAPLYPPVINNKRMAELVQSVAETVVETPAGIVPECQTMAAEDISYFLQAVPGCYFFLGSANPDKNLDFPHHHPCFDFDETVLGMGVEMFVRCVEKFYTLHH